The proteins below are encoded in one region of Rhododendron vialii isolate Sample 1 chromosome 7a, ASM3025357v1:
- the LOC131333744 gene encoding uncharacterized membrane protein At4g09580 produces MEEMNVEKNQFTSPCNNANSNGNVVNKSKSTPAKFPLTFWEMAVASAVILSFAVGLVGVYLTMPASDYSFLKLPRSLEDLQILRDHLESYTSDYTIQVLVGYCVVYIFMQTFMIPGTVFMSLLAGALFGVFKGVALVVFTATAGASSCYFLSKVIGRPLLSSLWPDKLVFFQAQVAKRRKGLLNYMLFLRVTPTLPNTFINVASPIVDVPYHIFFLATVIGIIPAAYVTVKAGIALGELRSVADLYDFHSIATLFLIGIVSVTPTLLTKNQT; encoded by the exons ATGGAGGAGATGAATGTAGAGAAGAATCAATTTACATCGCCGTGCAATAATGCCAATTCCAATGGCAATGTCGTAAATAAGTCGAAATCGACGCCGGCCAAGTTTCCGCTCACGTTTTGGGAGATGGCGGTTGCTTCCGCCGTCATTTTGAGCTTCGCGGTAGGGCTCGTAGGCGTGTACCTTACGATGCCCGCATCGGATTACAGCTTCCTCAAGCTTCCCCGTAGCCTCGAAGATCTCCAAATCCTCAG AGATCACCTTGAGAGCTACACAAGCGACTACACTATACAAGTCCTCGTGGGGTATTGTGTCGTCTACATTTTCATGCAGACTTTCATGATCCCAGGAACCGTTTTCATGTCATTGCTCGCTGGAGCCCTTTTCGGAGTCTTCAAAGGTGTAGCGTTGGTGGTGTTCACTGCCACTGCTGGTGCTTCTTCTTGCTATTTTCTTTCCAAAGTGATTGGGCGGccccttctctcttctctctggcCCGATAAGCTTGTATTCTTCCAAGCACAG GTGGCTAAAAGAAGAAAGGGGTTGCTGAACTATATGCTTTTCCTAAGAGTGACCCCTACCTTGCCAAATACATTTATTAACGTGGCTTCACCAATAGTTGATGTGCCTTACCATATTTTCTTCCTAGCAACCGTCATCGGGATCATTCCTGCTGCTTATGTTACAGTCAAG GCTGGCATAGCTCTGGGTGAGTTGCGATCAGTAGCTGACCTCTACGACTTCCATTCAATAGCAACTCTGTTCCTCATTGGTATTGTATCGGTTACCCCCACGCTGCTGACCAAGaaccaaacctaa